A region from the Rosa rugosa chromosome 6, drRosRugo1.1, whole genome shotgun sequence genome encodes:
- the LOC133715335 gene encoding uncharacterized protein LOC133715335 yields MMFGGRSMGGGGSMFRTVSRAALTRTTGVAIQEPITSSSSNTNTTTTTATSPSASRNTQKPGSVSNLCLSSPTSPNCGPVSATSDGHNWPTSPQFDDFDWVSVDGSEDVEKAHEFLDDFVLGPVPSGDEVHNAVSALQQVFTPTHHPQFIRDKFGSEYLDKDVADQILSASGSVQRVSSFGTESDWMEPSAYLCNSQPQGCQRVYEAFSLLQNESSVQRMVVSLSSDRAVWDAVMNNEVVRELRESFYAAEDNSSQSPSEDSDDNSTATNFLRWIFQNTYGKVMEVIENITKLFDHLLQPQGSGKAKAEAGNLFEDRLRTSVMLSVVVLLVVVVTRTHSA; encoded by the exons ATGATGTTCGGCGGCAGAAGCATGGGCGGCGGAGGAAGTATGTTCCGTACAGTCAGCAGGGCGGCGCTGACTAGAACCACCGGTGTTGCAATCCAAGAACCCATCACTTCTTCGAGTTCTAACACCAACACAACCACCACGACTGCTACTAGTCCTTCGGCTTCTAGGAATACCCAGAAACCCGGTTCGGTCAGTAACCTCTGTCTCTCTTCTCCTACCTCTCCGAATTGTGGGCCCGTTTCTGCGACTTCCGACGGGCACAACTGGCCCACTTCGCCTCAGTTTGATGATTTCGATTGGGTTTCTGTGGACGGGAGTGAAGATGTTGAGAAAGCTCATGAGTTTCTTGATGACTTTGTTCTTGGACCTGTTCCTTCTGGAGATGAAGTTCACAACGCTGTTTCTGCTCTTCAACA GGTGTTCACTCCGACTCATCATCCCCAGTTCATCCGGGATAAATTTGGTTCCGAGTACTTGGACAAGGATGTAGCTGATCAGATTTTGAGTGCTTCTGGTTCGGTGCAGCGAGTATCTTCATTTGGGACAGAATCAGATTGGATGGAGCCTTCTGCTTACCTTTGTAATTCCCAGCCTCAGGGATGTCAAAGAGTTTATGAGGCTTTCAGTTTATTGCAGAATGAGTCATCTGTTCAG AGAATGGTGGTTTCATTGTCATCTGATAGAGCAGTTTGGGATGCTGTGATGAATAATGAGGTGGTGAGGGAGCTGAGGGAATCCTTCTATGCAG CTGAAGACAATAGTTCCCAGAGTCCATCTGAGGATTCTGATGATAACAGTACAGCAACAAACTTTTTGAGATGGATCTTTCAAAATACCTATGGAAAGGTAATGGAGGTAATAGAGAACATTACCAAGCTTTTTGATCACTTGCTTCAACCTCAAGGCAGTGGCAAGGCGAAAGCTGAAGCTGGTAATCTGTTTGAGGACAGGCTGAGAACATCAGTCATGCTCTCTGTCGTGGTCCTCTTGGTTGTGGTGGTTACTCGAACCCACAGTGCTTGA
- the LOC133718016 gene encoding large ribosomal subunit protein eL15 produces the protein MGAYKYVSEIWRKKQSDVMNFVSRIRVWQYRQEPSIVRVTRPTRPDKARRLGYKAKQGYVIYRVRVRRGGRKRPVAKGIVYGKPTNQGVTQLKFQRSKRSVAEERAGRKLGGLKVLNSYWVNEDSTYKYFEVILVDAAHMTIQNDRRINWICNPVHKHRELRGLTSAGKKYRGLQGKGHLHHKARPSRRANWKRNNTLSLRRYR, from the exons ATGG GGGCTTACAAGTACGTATCGGAGAtatggaggaagaagcagtcggACGTTATGAACTTCGTTTCCAGAATCCGAGTTTGGCAGTACCGCCAGGAACCCTCCATTGTCCGCGTCACTCGTCCCACTCGCCCTGACAAGGCTCGTCGCTTGGGCTACAAGGCCAAGCAG GGGTACGTTATCTACCGGGTGCGTGTGAGGCGTGGTGGACGCAAGAGACCAGTTGCGAAGGGTATTGTGTATGGCAAGCCCACAAACCAGGGTGTTACTCAATTGAAGTTCCAACGCAGCAAGCGCTCAGTTGCAGAGGAGCGTGCAGGTCGCAAACTAGGTGGCCTTAAGGTTCTCAATTCTTACTGGGTTAATGAG GATTCTACATACAAATATTTTGAGGTGATCTTGGTTGATGCTGCCCATATGACCATCCAAAATGACCGAAGGATTAATTGGATCTGCAATCCTGTTCACAAGCACAGAGAGCTTCGTGGACTCACTTCTGCTGGAAAGAAATATAGGGGTCTGCAAGGAAAGGGTCACTTGCACCACAAGGCACGACCTTCAAGGAGGGCCAACTGGAAGAGAAACAACACCCTTTCTCTTCGGCGTTACCGTTGA